From Passer domesticus isolate bPasDom1 chromosome 20, bPasDom1.hap1, whole genome shotgun sequence, one genomic window encodes:
- the TMEM94 gene encoding transmembrane protein 94 isoform X3: MLFKQADLWIPHQGKCRKDEMTSSLGLTTKKALTILRDQLSALLEGHQKERKKGTSWKEVWRSSFLYHGNRCSCFHWPGASLMLLAGLLLLCCYGSQPQGSQGAEIVNALALFLLLLLDLLMIGRQERLKCREVERRLQTIVDKINDTLGKEVKWPDSMYPDLHMPYAPSWSLHWAYRDGHLVNLPVSLLVEGDVVALRPGQESFASLRGIKDDEHIVLEPGDLFPPFSPPPSPRGEVKKGPQNPQLYRLFRVLKTPIIDNVRWCLEMALSRPVTALDNERFTVQSVMLKYAVPIVLAGFLITNAVRFIFQAPGIASWQYTLLQLQVNGVLPILPLLFPVLWILATAFGEARVLAQMSKASSTSLEMIRCIWSHFLCVLKGNSPTLSFTSSLLHSLGSVTVLCCVDKQGILSWPNPSPETVLFFSGKVEPPHDSHEDLTDELSTRSFCHPEMEDEPHERDALLSGPLADTVHMANEQERNNWSGDAPKAPEASAHRKPNSRNKHPSGSNVSFSKDTEGGEEEHTQVAGDSEVLACEAEDFVCDYHLEMLSLSQDQQNPSCIQFDDSNWHMHLNSLKPLGLNVLLNLCNAGVTERLCRFSDHLCNIALQETHNAVLPVHVPWGLCELARLIGFTPGAKDLFKQENYLALYRLPSDEMVKETILGKLSSITKRRPPLSHMINLFVKDTNTSTEQMFSHGTADIILEACTDFWDGTDIYPLSGSDRKKVLDFYQRACLSGYCSAFAYKPMHCALSSQLNGKCIELVQVPGQSAIFTCCDLPGTTPIKQSSRRNSWSSDEGIGEVMEKEDCIQALSGQIFMGMVSSQYQARLDIVRLIDGLVNACIRFVYFSLEDELKSKVFAEKMGLETGWNCHISLTPNGDVPGSEIPPSSPSHAGSLHDDLHQVSRDDVEGLLLMEEEGHSDLISFQPTDSDIPSFLEDCNRAKLPRGIHQVRPHLQNIDNVPLLVPLFTDCTPETMCEMIKIMQEYGEVTCCLGSSANLRNSCLFLQSDISIALDPLYPSRCSWETFGYATSTTLSNGSEELTPLQLSGQLNSLPCSMSFRQEESTSIIRLIEQARHATYGIRKCFLFLLQCQLTLVVIQFLSCLVQLPPILSTTDIVWLSCFCYPLLSISLLGKPPHSSIMTMATGKNLTSIPKKTQHYFLLCFLLKFSLTICSCLICFGFTLHESCKGVNTTSLNLTACSSIMLHSNAYGAPDWFGTFSNALLVAQKLTAGLIVLHTVFISITHVHRTKPLWKKSPLSNRWWTLTVAVVVLGQVAQTVLDLKLWENLNSSLTFNHVSISPVAWLLGFLSLVLVVIINEIVKLHEIRVRVRYQKRQKLQFETKLGMNSPF; encoded by the exons GATGAGATGACCTCAAGTTTGGGCCTTACCACAAAGAAAGCCCTCACGATCCTGAGAGACCAATTGTCAGCACTGCTGGAGGGCCATCAGAAGGAACGGAAAAAAGGGACTTCATGGAAG GAGGTGTGGAGGAGCAGTTTCCTGTACCATGGTAACCGCTGCTCCTGCTTCcactggcctggtgcctctctgatgctgctggcagggctgttgctgctgtgctgctatGGGAGCCAGCCACAGGGGAG CCAAGGTGCTGAGATAGTCAATGCCCTGGcactcttcctcctgctcctcttggATCTCCTCATGATCGGGCGTCAGGAGAGGCTGAAGTGCAGAGAGGTGGAGAGGAGGCTTCAGACCATCGTTGATAAGATAAATG ATACACTTGGCAAAGAGGTGAAATGGCCAGACTCCATGTACCCTGACCTTCACATGCCTTATGCCCCATCCTGGTCCCTTCACTGGGCCTACAGGGATGGCCATCTTGTCAACCTGCCCGTGAGCCTCTTGGTAGAAGGAGATGTTGTGGCTTTGAGGCCAGGCCAGGAATCATTTGCTTCTCTGAGAGGGATTAAG GATGATGAGCACATAGTTCTGGAGCCTGGAGATCTATTTCCACCCTTCTCACCCCCGCCCTCCCCAAGGGGAGAAGTGAAGAAGGGACCTCAGAATCCTCAGCTCTATCGTCTCTTCCGTGTGTTGAAAACCCCAATAATTGATAATGTCAG gtggtgcctggagatggctcTGTCACGGCCTGTGACAGCCCTGGATAATGAGAGGTTCACTGTACAGTCAGTGATGCTGAAATATGCTGTCCCTATCGTGCTG GCTGGATTCCTGATCACCAATGCCGTGCGCTTCATTTTCCAAGCTCCTGGAATTGCTTCCTGGCAGTACACTCTCCTTCAGCTGCAG gtgaatGGTGTCTTGCCCATCCTTCCATTGCTCTTTCCTGTCCTGTGGATTCTTGCTACAGCCTTTGGAGAAGCCAGAGTGTTGGCCCAGATGAGCAAGGCCTCCTCCACCTCACTG GAAATGATACGCTGTATCTGGAGCCACTTCCTCTGTGTCTTAAAAGGCAATTCCCCAACTCTGAGCTTCACTTCCAGCTTGCTCCACAGTCTGGGATCTGTCACT GTGCTCTGCTGTGTAGACAAGCAGGGGATTCTTTCCTGGCCAAACCCCAGCCCAGAGACTGTTCTGTTCTTCAGTGGGAAGGTGGAACCACCTCATGACAGCCACGAGGACCTGACTGATGAGCTTTCCACACGGTCCTTCTGCCATCCTGAGATGGAAGATGAG CCCCATGAAAGAGATGCTTTGCTCTCGGGCCCCCTGGCAGACACAGTGCACATGGCCAATGAACAGGAGAGGAACAACTGGTCTGGTGATGCTCCAAAGGCTCCTGAAGCCTCTGCCCACCGGAAGCCAAACAGCAGAAACAAACATCCCTCTGGATCCAACGTGAGCTTTAGCAAGGACACGGAGGGTGGAGAGGAGGAACACACTCAG GTTGCTGGGGACAGCGAAGTGTTGGCTTGTGAGGCTGAAGACTTTGTGTGTGACTACCACCTGGAGATGCTCAGCCTGTCCCAAGACCAGCAGAACCCCTCCTGCATCCAATTTGATGACTCCAACTGGCACATGCACCTGAATTCCCTCAAGCCTCTGGGCCTGAACGTGCTGCTCAACCTGTGCAACGCCGGCGTGACCGAGCGGCTGTGCCGCTTCTCCGACCACCTCTGCAACATCGCCCTGCAGGAGACTCACAATGCTGTGCTGCCTGTCCACGTGCCCTGGGGCCTCTGTGAGCTTGCCAGGCTGATAG GTTTCACACCAGGTGCTAAAGATCTTTTCAAGCAGGAGAACTATTTGGCTTTGTACCGCTTGCCAAGTGATGAGATGGTTAAGGAAACCATCCTGGGGAAGCTTTCATCCATCACCAAGAGGAGACCCCCCCTGAGCCACATGATTAACCTCTTTGTGAAGGACACCAATACCA GCACTGAGCAGATGTTTTCTCATGGGACAGCTGACATCATCCTTGAGGCCTGCACTGACTTTTGGGATGGTACTGATATCTACCCCCTCTCTGGCTCTGACAG GAAGAAGGTGCTGGATTTCTACCAGCGAGCCTGCCTGTCAGGATACTGCTCTGCCTTTGCATACAAGCCCATGCACTGTGCCCTGTCCTCCCAGCTCAACGGCAAGTGCATCGAGCTGGTGCAGGTGCCGGGGCAGAGCGCGATCTTCACCTGCTGCGACCTGCCCGGGACCACCCCCATCAAGCAGAGCAGCCGCAGGAACAGCTGGAGCTCAGATG AAGGGATTGGGGAAGTGATGGAGAAGGAGGACTGTATCCAGGCTCTGAGTGGACAGATCTTCATGGGAATGGTCTCATCTCAGTATCAGGCCCGCCTTGACATTGTCCGCCTCATTGATGGATTGGTCAATGCCTGCATTCGTTTTGTCTACTTCTCCCTGGAAGATGAGCTCAAAAGCAAG GTGTTTGCTGAGAAAATGGGTCTGGAGACTGGCTGGAATTGCCACATATCCCTAACACCCAATGGTGATGTGCCTGGCTCAGAGATCCCCccatccagccccagccatgctggcTCCCTGCACGATGACCTCCATCAGG TGTCCCGAGATGATGTGGAGGGACTTCTGCTGATGGAAGAGGAAGGGCACTCAGATCTCATCAGCTTCCAGCCAACAGACAGTGATATCCCCAGCTTCCTGGAGGACTGCAACAGG gccaAACTCCCCCGGGGGATCCACCAGGTGAGACCTCACCTCCAGAACATTGACAACGTGCCTTTGCTGGTGCCCCTGTTCACAGACTGCACCCCAGAGA ccaTGTGTGAGATGATCAAGATCATGCAGGAGTATGGGGAGGTGACCTGCTgtctgggcagctctgccaacCTTCGGAACAGTTGCCTCTTCCTGCAGAGTGATATCAG TATAGCCCTGGACCCTCTCTACCCATCCCGCTGCTCCTGGGAGACCTTTGGCTATGCCACCAGCACCACCCTGAGCAATGGCTCTGAGGAGCTcacccctctgcagctctcagggcagCTCaacagcctgccctgctccatgtCCTTCCGCCAGGAAGAGAGCACCAGCATCATCAGGCTCATAGAGCAG GCCAGGCATGCGACGTACGGGATCCGCAAGTGCttcctgttcctgctgcagtgccagctgacCCTGGTTGTCATCCAG TTCCTCTCCTGCCTGGTGCAGCTGCCCCCCATCCTCAGCACCACAGACATCGTGTGGCTCTCCTGTTTCTGCTACCCACTGCTCAG TATCTCGCTCCTGGGCAAGCCTCCCCACAGCTCCATCATGACCATGGCAACAGGAAAAAACTTGACTTCCATTCCCAAGAAG ACTCAGCACTActtcctgctctgcttcctgctgaaattcagcctGACCATCTGTTCCTGCCTCATCTGCTTCGGGTTCACCCTGCATGAGTCCTGCAAGGGGGTGAACACAACCAGCCTCAACCTCACAGCCTGCTCCTCCATCATGCTGCACAG CAATGCTTATGGTGCTCCTGACTGGTTTGGGACATTTTCCAATGCTCTCCTGGTAGCCCAGAAGCTCACAGCTGGCCTGATTGTTTTGCACACAG TGTTCATATCCATCACCCATGTCCATCGCACCAAGCCCCTGTGGAAGAAGAGCCCCCTCTCCAACCGCTGGTGGACGCTCACTGTGGCTGTTGT AGTGCTGGGGCAAGTGGCACAGACTGTGCTGGACCTGAAACTCTGGGAAAACCTCAACTCTTCTTTGACCTTTAACCACGTCTCCATCTCTCCAGTGGCTTGGCTGCTGGGTTTTCTTTCCTTGGTCCTTGTGGTTATCATCAATGAGATTGTCAAGCTGCATGAAATCAG ggtCCGTGTCCGTTACCAGAAGAGGCAGAAGTTGCAGTTTGAAACCAAGTTGGGGATGAATTCACCATTTTAA